Proteins found in one Hirundo rustica isolate bHirRus1 chromosome 9, bHirRus1.pri.v3, whole genome shotgun sequence genomic segment:
- the CRIP2 gene encoding cysteine-rich protein 2 produces the protein MASKCPKCDKTVYFAEKVSSLGKDWHKFCLKCERCNKTLTPGGHAEHDGKPFCHKPCYATLFGPKGVNIGGAGSYIYDKPQIEGQTAPGPIEHPVKVEERKVNAAPPKGPSKASSVTTFTGEPNMCPRCGKRVYFAEKVTSLGKDWHRPCLRCERCSKTLTPGGHAEHDGQPYCHKPCYGILFGPKGVNTGAVGSYIYDKDPEAKNQP, from the exons CCGAGAAGGTGTCCTCCCTGGGCAAGGACTGGCACAAGTTCTGCCTCAAGTGTGAGCGCTGCAACAAGACCCTGACCCCGGGTGGGCACGCTGAG CACGATGGGAAGCCCTTCTGCCACAAGCCCTGTTACGCCACACTGTTCGGCCCCAAAG GGGTGAACATCGGTGGTGCCGGGTCCTACATCTACGACAAGCCGCAGATCGAGGGGCAGACTGCTCCGGGACCCATCGAGCACCCGGTGAaggtggaggagaggaaggtGAATGCTGCACCTCCCAAGGGACCCAGCAAAg CCTCCAGTGTCACTACCTTCACCGGGGAGCCCAACATGTGCCCGCGCTGTGGCAAGAGAGTCTACTTTG CTGAGAAGGTGACTTCGCTGGGGAAGGACTGGCACCGTCCCTGCCTACGCTGTGAGCGCTGCAGCAAGACACTGACCCCGGGGGGCCACGCGGAG CATGATGGACAGCCCTATTGCCACAAGCCCTGCTACGGGATCCTCTTTGGGCCAAAGG GTGTCAACACCGGAGCTGTGGGAAGCTACATCTACGACAAAGACCCTGAGGCGAAGAACCAGCCCTAG